A stretch of DNA from Tautonia rosea:
TCGGAATCGGCGAGGCGGTCAAGGGCCTCGCCCGCGGCGCGGTCGCCGGGTTTGAGACGCATGGCCTGCTGCCAGCAGGCCCAACTCGCCAGCGGGCGCTGGAGCTGGAGCTGCCGCCAGCCTTCGTGGACGAGCGACAGGGCGGCCTCGGCGGCCTGGGGGGGGAGGTCGGAAGCCATCACTCAAGTCGCCTCGGGTCGGGTTGGCCGACCTCAATGGTGCTTCAGATATCCGAAGCACATTGTCTCGAACGTCAATTCGTCAGGGCGAGTGGGTTTCGGGACCCCAGCGAGCTCGACTCGACGGTTCCTGGCCATTCGCCGAGTAGGTCCCAGGATTGGGGTGGCCCCGGTTGCGCACTCGCCAACCAGAGTTGCAGGGCGACAAGCGGTCTCGGTTCGTCCTCTCGCAGCCTCTTGCGGCTGCGCCGCCCCAGTTGGCGAGTAGCCGGGCCCACCCAGGAGCCTTGTTCAAAACTCGGAAATACTCCTGGGGTGCTACATGGGGAGACACACGATCGGGCTTACTGGCCCGGCAGGATGATCTTGCGCTCGCCCCCCTGCCCCGAAGACGCGGGAGCGTCCGGGGTCCAGACGCCTGCTCCCCCGCCGGTGCCGCTCGAGCCTCCGGGGGTCCAGATCGAAGGCCGGGAGGCGGAGACGCCGAGGGCGCCCGAGGCGGTGGTGACGCGGGGGCCGTAGCGGGAGATCAGGGACATGAGCGGTCGGCTGTCGAGCATGACCTGATCGGGCTGGTCGGGGTGGGGGACCATCTGCATCAGGCCCATGTCGAGCAGGTTCGAGACGACCGTCTGGCTGGCGGTGCGGTCTTCGCGGTAGCGGTCGAGGATGACGGCCAGCTCGGGGACCCATTGCTCGGGGGGCTCGTTCCGGGCTTGGATGCGAAGGGCGAGGAAGTCCCACCGGGGGGCGTTTGCGGCGCGGTGGGCGGCGGGTTCGTCGCGGCGGGCCTGCTCGATCCAGGCGAGGGCGGCCGCGAAGTCGCTGCGGGTCGCGGTGAGGTTGGCCAGATCGCCGAAGACGGCGTAACGCTCGGTGGGAGCTTTGGCTTCGAGCAGGTTCGGCCGGTTGACCAGGGCCTGAGCGGCTTGCTCCAACGCGCGGTGCTGGCCGAAGCTCCGGCTGCGGAGGAAAAGAGTCCAGAGGCGGTCGTCGGAAAGCTGGGCGGTCGGGATGCGGAAAAGCCGGGCCAGGTGGGTCCGCTCGATGTCGACGGTCGCCGGGTCGGGGGTCGGCTCGCCGGGGATGCCCAACTCGGCTCGGAGGGCGGGCAGGTCGAGGTTCGGATTGACCCGGCCGGCGTCGAGCTGGCAGAAGGAGGCGCGAAGGGGGATCTGGGCGTTGCCGTCCTTGATTGCCTGGCGAGGGGTCCGACCGCCGAGCCCCGGCAAGGGAGTCTCGGGCCAGACCTCGCGGATCACCCGGGCCTGCTCCTCGCGCTGAATGCGGCGGGTCTCCTCAGGGTCGAGCCCTTCGGGGACGGCCCATTCGGTGCGCATGGCGAGGGAGACGCGAGCCACCTTCTCCAGGACGTCGGTGCGTGGCTGTGCCGGTGGGATGTTCTCCGCTGCGAGGGTGATGAACTGCTCTCGAAAATCATCGAATTGCTTGCCGACGTCGAAGCCGTCGAGCATGACGCTCTCTTGCCCGATGATCGCCCGGCCGACGACGCGGGCCATCTCGGAGGGGGTCATGCCGGTCCGGGCTTCGGGCCGAGGGCGATCGAGCAGGGTGAAGGCCTCGACCTCCTCGGCTTCGGGGTCGTCCGGGTCGAGGACGCCGGCGCCTTCGGAGACGATGGTCCTGTCGTTCTGCTCGGCGTTCTTGAGGGCCTGGATCAAGGCGTCTCGGTTGTTCAAAGGCCAGGTCAGGCGGACGTGCTCGATGAGATCGTCGTCGCCGATCGGCTCAATCTGCTGGCAGAGGGCTTCGAGGTCGACGGCCTCGGCGGTCGGGCCGGTGAACTTCGCGTAGCGGCGGAAGGCGGCGATGGCCCCGGTATCGTCGGCCATCCAGAGGCGGCAAAGGCCGAGGTTGCGGTCGGCCTCGGCAACGCCGTCGGCCGAGAGGGTTTCGAACCCGGCGGCGGCCTGGCCCCAGAGGGCCTCGTCGGCGGCTTGCAGCGCGGCCTCGAACCGCTTGTGCGCCTCGGGATCGAGCCCCGGAGGAGTGGTCATCAGGTCGTACGGATTTTTTAGCCAGGCCGAGACGCCGGGGTCGGTCATCAGGGATCGCAGGGCGGGCTGGGCGATCGGGTCGTCCTCGGCATCGGCGGCGGTCCCGATTTCGAGGTGGGCGATGCCGGCGGGGATGCTCCCGGATCGGACGAGCATCACGCCGACCATGCGGAAGACGCCGGCGAACTTGGGGCGGTCTTCCGGCTTCATGGCGGTGAGGGCGGCCTGAAGGTCGGCCGCGGCCGGTTCGGGGCCTTCGGCCATCAGGGTCGATTGCACCCGATGGGCCAGGGCGCCGAGGTGGTCGGGCCTGGCATGAAGGATGGCGTTGACCGCCTCTCGGGCGGGCTCGGGCTCGTCGCGACGCTCGTGGACGATGGCCTTTTGCATGAGGAGCCAGAAGGCCCCTTTGGCCTTGCCCGCGAGCCCCTCGTCGATGACTTTGAGGGCCTGGTCGAACTGCTCGGAGCGGATCAGGCGCTCGGCGCGCAAGGCCCAATCTTCAGCCTTGTGACAGCACCACTTGTACTTTTCCTGGCTTCCGCACGGGCAGGGAGAATAGGGGTCGACCGCGGCCATGTCCGTCCCGTTGGCTATTGGAATCACTCATGGGAATCTGTTGCGTGGGGAGTCTGCGCGACTCCGGTGCGCACGACTCCCCTTGCTCGGCCCGATCGTCGAGGGCCGATGCCTTGCGTTCAAGGTATCAGAGCCCCCGTAACCGCGCCTACCGCGTGGCCCATCCGTGTTTGGGTCGAGAGGGGAGTCAGGGCGGCGTCTGGAATTCGCGTCGTTCTGGAATAGGGGAGTCGAGCGGGCTGCCGGATGCTCGAATCGAGAGGGGTTGGGGGGCGGTGATGGGGACTCTTGGGAATCGCCGATGGCTGGGGGACTGTCAACCATCGCCGGAGAAGCTAAGATCAGAAGGACTATTGACACACGACGATGCAGGATTTTCGAAGCCCCAGGCCGAAAATCCTATTCCTCCTGGTTCTTGATTCGAGCGTCTCCATGTTGAACAAGCGCGAGCTGATCAAGCAGGTCCTCAACCCCTTGCTGACGTGGTCGAAGCTGGATCAGCCCAGTCCCGGATTCAGCGTTATTCTGGGGGTTCCGTGGGACCTCCGCCACCTGCTCGCGGTCAACTTGCGGTTTGTCAGTCAGCAGAAGCGTGATGATCTGGTCGGGGTGCATGTGGTGTTCGACCGGATCGAGCAGCCGGGAGGCGATGCTTTTGTTGAAGGGATCCGGCGGCGGTTCCCCGAGTTGCCGCTCGACATGCAGTTTCTCGCGCCGATTTCGGGCCGGATCACCCAGAAGGTCAATCAGTCGAAATTCTACTCGGCGATGAACTGGACCCGAGGGCTGGCCGCCTGCCGAAGCCGTTACGCGATCCTGCACGATTTCGACCTATATCCGATTGACCCCCTCTATTTCGCCACGATGTACGAGACCTTGAAGGCCAACCAGTGGCGTTTCGGCGGATACGAGACGGCTCGCTTCGATGGGTTGACGCCCGATGACCTGATCTTCGGGAGCTGGAACCTCGCGCTCGATGCGCAGTGGGTCCGTTCGCAGTATCGGCCGACCGACTGTTACCACAAGGTGGCGATGGTCAACGGTCGCCTGGTGGACCTCGACCCGTTCTCGTACATCCAGACGCTTTCGCCCGAGCGAGGCGTGGTGCCGAGTCTCGGGCCGGACGCGTTCGCCCATGTGAAGAACCTGTGCAGCACCTTTCTCCGGTTCAACGGGGGCCAGAAGGTCGATCTCGCCTGGCGGCTGCATTACCTCTGGTATCTCGAAAGCCTGTCGGAACACCCCGAGCGGCTGGAGGAGGCGACCCGGGCGATGCAGGAGGCTCGGTCGTCTCTGCTGACGGTCGCCGGGCAATCGGTCGATTTCCAGGGGACGCACGTGACCTGTAGCAACGTCCTGGAGAAAGACCTGTTGATGCTGGAACAAAACCTTTACGGGGGGATGCGTCCCGAGGTTTCGGCCTACATCGACGAGTTTCGGGCCTTCCTGACCCGGATGGACGAAACGGCGAGCCAGGCCGCGACCTCGTAACACAAAGGCTTTCGGGAGCAGTGATTGGAGAGGGCGGAAGCCTTCCATTCTTTCTTTCGTCCCCTCCTTCTCGAAGCCTGCTTTCGGTCGAGGGCCACACCGATGGCTGATCCACCGAGCGATCCCCCAGGCCACAGCGAATTGACGGTTCGGGGATGGATGCGGCGGATTGTTGTGATCGCCCTCGTCCTGGCGCCGATTACCTGGCTGTATCGAGCGGTGAATTCGGCACGAGAAGCGGCCCGGCGATCGCAATGCGTCGGGGTGCTCAGCCAACTTAGCCTTGCGTTGGCGAATTACGAGAGTGCATACGGGACGTTGCCTCCGGCCGTCGTGCCTGGCCCCGACGGGAGCCCCTGGCATAGCTGGCGGGTGCTCGTTCTGCCGTACATGGAGGGGCATGCGCTTTACGCCTCGTATCGGTTCGATGAACCGTGGGACGGGCCGAACAACCGCCGGCTCATCGATCAAATGCCGTCGATTTTCGAGTGTCCGACCGATCAGGCGAAGCAAGGCGGATCGACCCGATTCACGAGCGTCGTCGCCCTCGTCGGGCCGGGGACCTGCTTCCCGCCCGATCGGGCGGCGAACACGAGGGAATTCGACGGGGTGCGGGATCAAACCGTCCTGCTGGTCGAGCTGGGGGAGAGTGAGATTCCCTGGACCGCGCCGGTGGATCTGGACCTCGACACGTTCCGCGATCAGGCGGCTCGGGGGGAAGGTTCTCCCCACCCAAATCTCCGGAATGTGCAGTATGCCGACTTTCGCGTCAGAAAGCTCTCGCTTCCGGTCGAGCCAGACACGTTGCGGAGACTCTGTCCGCCCCCGACTTCGACTCCCCAGGGCTTGCCCGCTCAGGGATCAGTCGAGGGGTAGGAACCCGCGAATCAGGTCCCAGAGGCCGGGCGCACGCTCCTGCAGGACCATCCGGGCGTAGAGTGATCCGAAAGCGATCACCCAGGCCAGGGCGAGCCACGATCGCCAGTCGATCCGGGGGGAGCTGAGTTCGATCGGGCCATCAGAGCGGGGCATGGGGAGACTCCGCGCGATGCATCCGCGACCACCAGCGGCGGGTGGCCTGGTAGACGCGGTCGGGCGTGAGGCCGGTCATGCAGGGGTGATCGGCCAGCGGGCAGACCTTGCGGTGGCAGGGGTTGCAGGGGACATCGTGCCGCAGGACGAGGCTCCGGCGCGACCAGGGACGCCACTGGCCGACCCGGTTTGTGCCGCTGAACAGGACGACCGAGGGCACCCCCGCACAGGCGGCCAGGTGGGCCGGGCCGCTGTCGGAGCCGAGGAACAGGTCGGCCCGTTCCAGA
This window harbors:
- a CDS encoding SEC-C domain-containing protein — its product is MAAVDPYSPCPCGSQEKYKWCCHKAEDWALRAERLIRSEQFDQALKVIDEGLAGKAKGAFWLLMQKAIVHERRDEPEPAREAVNAILHARPDHLGALAHRVQSTLMAEGPEPAAADLQAALTAMKPEDRPKFAGVFRMVGVMLVRSGSIPAGIAHLEIGTAADAEDDPIAQPALRSLMTDPGVSAWLKNPYDLMTTPPGLDPEAHKRFEAALQAADEALWGQAAAGFETLSADGVAEADRNLGLCRLWMADDTGAIAAFRRYAKFTGPTAEAVDLEALCQQIEPIGDDDLIEHVRLTWPLNNRDALIQALKNAEQNDRTIVSEGAGVLDPDDPEAEEVEAFTLLDRPRPEARTGMTPSEMARVVGRAIIGQESVMLDGFDVGKQFDDFREQFITLAAENIPPAQPRTDVLEKVARVSLAMRTEWAVPEGLDPEETRRIQREEQARVIREVWPETPLPGLGGRTPRQAIKDGNAQIPLRASFCQLDAGRVNPNLDLPALRAELGIPGEPTPDPATVDIERTHLARLFRIPTAQLSDDRLWTLFLRSRSFGQHRALEQAAQALVNRPNLLEAKAPTERYAVFGDLANLTATRSDFAAALAWIEQARRDEPAAHRAANAPRWDFLALRIQARNEPPEQWVPELAVILDRYREDRTASQTVVSNLLDMGLMQMVPHPDQPDQVMLDSRPLMSLISRYGPRVTTASGALGVSASRPSIWTPGGSSGTGGGAGVWTPDAPASSGQGGERKIILPGQ
- a CDS encoding DUF1559 family PulG-like putative transporter; this encodes MADPPSDPPGHSELTVRGWMRRIVVIALVLAPITWLYRAVNSAREAARRSQCVGVLSQLSLALANYESAYGTLPPAVVPGPDGSPWHSWRVLVLPYMEGHALYASYRFDEPWDGPNNRRLIDQMPSIFECPTDQAKQGGSTRFTSVVALVGPGTCFPPDRAANTREFDGVRDQTVLLVELGESEIPWTAPVDLDLDTFRDQAARGEGSPHPNLRNVQYADFRVRKLSLPVEPDTLRRLCPPPTSTPQGLPAQGSVEG